Proteins co-encoded in one Nitrospira sp. genomic window:
- a CDS encoding glycosyltransferase family 39 protein, translating to MVCVLSQASATLGSAAYLWLDLCLSLKKNGTDMTKVDARLRMMDWVVPLGFGTILFFAVPLQTALELSWDEGYELMKALLVSRGYALYLTVWSDQPPVFTELLALLFRVFGASAFVGRLLTLCFAMTLVWMLWKLVSNSFGLAAGLIATALLVSSSSFLEQSVAPMTELPATTLALASLLSASRYNSTRRMRWLALSGVLFGCALQVKLTSAIFLPAMGVAYLDRNGRNLRTDLLRDVAVWFGAVLVTWGLIVLRFYGTDTVWEFWASHFSGSTNAAVPDKHTFKPAAFFLRAPSLSAATALGIALLASKRRRDVLCPATLFATVLAIHWAHRPYWYYYNLHFAIPMAWLGASGIVGWFGLLRDRAAAWGERRSLNRLAWLVYVLVISLTLAYTPRHIWSHMRGLQTAPLASENELVVALRKRASSTSWVFADRPLYPFWAGLLVPPEMSGIPYKRIWSGSVTESTVYQCIAQYRPEEILFIYTLSGWETREALAAYIRDHYEHDPAGGGTKLFHRTH from the coding sequence ATGGTTTGCGTCTTATCACAGGCGTCTGCTACCCTCGGCTCCGCTGCGTATCTCTGGTTGGATCTCTGTCTCAGCCTCAAGAAAAACGGTACGGATATGACGAAGGTGGACGCTAGACTGCGTATGATGGACTGGGTCGTACCGCTTGGATTCGGGACGATTCTGTTCTTTGCGGTGCCTTTGCAAACGGCTCTGGAATTGAGTTGGGATGAGGGATACGAGCTGATGAAGGCACTACTTGTGAGCCGCGGCTATGCTCTCTACCTCACCGTATGGAGCGATCAACCTCCGGTCTTCACTGAGCTCCTGGCCCTGCTTTTCCGCGTTTTTGGAGCATCCGCTTTCGTCGGTCGGCTGCTGACCCTCTGTTTTGCCATGACCCTCGTGTGGATGTTATGGAAGCTCGTCAGCAACAGCTTCGGATTAGCAGCCGGTCTGATCGCGACAGCATTGCTGGTGTCGTCCTCATCATTTCTTGAACAGAGCGTCGCGCCCATGACCGAGCTGCCGGCAACGACGCTGGCTCTCGCGTCATTACTATCAGCCTCACGCTACAACTCCACGCGCAGAATGCGGTGGCTTGCGCTTTCGGGCGTGCTATTCGGTTGCGCATTGCAAGTGAAACTTACCAGTGCGATCTTTCTGCCGGCGATGGGTGTGGCATACCTGGACAGGAATGGCCGGAATCTTCGCACCGACCTTCTCCGCGACGTTGCGGTTTGGTTCGGAGCGGTCCTCGTGACGTGGGGCCTCATCGTCCTGAGGTTCTACGGAACGGATACCGTGTGGGAGTTCTGGGCGTCTCACTTCTCCGGATCGACGAACGCCGCTGTGCCCGACAAGCACACATTCAAGCCCGCTGCATTTTTCTTGCGTGCACCATCGCTATCGGCTGCGACCGCATTGGGCATTGCGTTGCTCGCCTCGAAACGCCGACGGGACGTGTTGTGTCCGGCCACGTTGTTTGCCACCGTGCTGGCGATCCATTGGGCACACCGGCCTTACTGGTATTACTACAACCTGCATTTCGCCATCCCGATGGCCTGGTTGGGAGCGTCAGGTATTGTCGGCTGGTTCGGGTTGCTCCGAGATCGAGCCGCGGCTTGGGGGGAGCGCAGGTCTCTGAACCGATTGGCTTGGCTCGTCTACGTGCTTGTGATCTCCCTGACGCTGGCATACACTCCTCGGCACATATGGAGCCACATGCGGGGGTTACAGACTGCTCCTCTCGCGAGTGAGAATGAACTGGTTGTCGCGTTGCGAAAGCGGGCCTCGAGCACAAGCTGGGTATTCGCCGATCGACCGCTCTATCCATTCTGGGCAGGGCTGCTGGTGCCACCCGAAATGTCAGGGATTCCGTACAAGCGTATCTGGTCGGGCAGTGTTACGGAGTCAACAGTGTACCAATGCATCGCACAATACAGGCCTGAGGAGATCCTGTTTATCTACACCCTCTCTGGCTGGGAAACCAGAGAGGCGTTGGCGGCGTATATTCGGGATCATTATGAGCACGATCCTGCTGGGGGCGGCACAAAGCTGTTTCATCGAACGCACTGA
- a CDS encoding glycosyltransferase family 2 protein has product MVGELNTPRTKIFAELVVIVPTYREVDNLPELTRRIHDAVNGAGISAEIIVVDDNSQDGTDKVCKELSVDYPMRLITRFSNRGLSSAVIHGIRESRSAYVLVMDADLSHPPEDIPRFLQHLREGADFVVGSRYVEGGATDATWGVFRWLNSQVATLLARGLTDIKDPMAGFFAFPRRILEAAPPLMPLGYKIGLEILVKGNCQRVIEIPITFLDRTRGESKLTFQQQLYYLQHLWRLYQFRFPWMAKHLVKYFVIGATASAIDVALFMVLFNVAHTTPLMAHSISVPTSVLFSFTLNARHNFHTVDHIVWRLTSFAIVATIGYAAGYGIIELCRSIGLGANFGKILSLPVVFVLQYFLNSRITFKKTSVVDSDSAGVAE; this is encoded by the coding sequence ATGGTGGGTGAATTGAATACACCCCGGACCAAGATATTTGCCGAGTTGGTGGTTATAGTCCCAACTTATCGCGAGGTCGATAACCTCCCCGAACTTACTAGGCGAATACATGACGCTGTGAACGGGGCCGGCATTAGCGCAGAAATTATCGTAGTCGATGACAATTCCCAAGACGGGACAGACAAAGTCTGCAAGGAACTGTCAGTGGACTATCCGATGAGGCTTATCACCAGGTTTTCCAATCGGGGGCTGTCGAGTGCGGTGATCCATGGGATTCGGGAATCACGAAGTGCGTATGTGCTCGTCATGGATGCTGATCTGTCCCATCCTCCCGAAGACATTCCTCGATTCCTTCAGCACCTTCGAGAGGGCGCCGATTTTGTGGTTGGTTCGCGATATGTGGAAGGTGGCGCCACCGATGCAACATGGGGAGTATTTCGCTGGTTGAATTCACAGGTCGCAACCCTTCTCGCGAGAGGACTGACCGACATTAAAGATCCAATGGCTGGGTTTTTTGCCTTCCCACGGCGAATCCTAGAAGCAGCACCACCACTCATGCCGTTAGGCTACAAGATCGGGCTAGAGATCCTCGTCAAAGGGAATTGCCAAAGGGTGATCGAAATACCTATCACTTTTTTGGATCGAACAAGAGGCGAAAGCAAACTGACCTTTCAGCAACAGCTCTATTATCTACAGCATCTCTGGCGACTGTATCAGTTTCGGTTCCCCTGGATGGCCAAACATTTGGTGAAGTACTTCGTGATCGGCGCAACTGCATCCGCAATCGACGTCGCATTGTTTATGGTGTTGTTCAACGTCGCCCACACCACGCCGCTGATGGCGCACTCGATCTCGGTACCGACGTCCGTCTTGTTCAGCTTTACCCTCAACGCCCGCCATAACTTTCACACGGTAGACCACATCGTATGGCGTTTGACCTCGTTCGCCATTGTCGCGACAATCGGATACGCGGCTGGTTACGGCATCATCGAACTTTGCAGGTCGATCGGACTCGGCGCTAATTTTGGGAAAATCCTTTCACTCCCGGTAGTATTTGTTTTGCAATATTTCCTCAATTCACGCATTACGTTCAAAAAGACTTCGGTGGTTGATTCAGATTCAGCCGGAGTCGCCGAGTGA
- a CDS encoding competence/damage-inducible protein A produces the protein MATASPHRYLAETIAIGSELLVGGRTDSNSLLIADALATIGVEVRFKTIVGDDQSDIAGVLTTACRRAGIVIMTGGLGPTVDDCTREAVALVTGFRLARRKEAFENMRARLAQWGRTPNKGQLRQALIPSKATVLPNPVGSAPGFAITWRGTHMIALPGVPSEMKAMTEQSVIPLLAAQFDRSAQARPSPISRLIFHTWGLPESDVDAKLKGLIPKRTPIALGLLASPTGVLVSLTTKAHRSIKEAVLQSLAEGVRTRLREWIYAEGQETLEEVVGRMLRQQKLTVAVAESCTGGLIGHRLTQVPGSSAYVDRGALCYSNRSKTEMLGVSAGLFAQHGAVSREVAAAMARGMRERAGVSVAVSVTGIAGPGGGTDTKPVGLVYIGLDGGKGDTVIKECRFHGDRFVIKQRAAQAALDLLRRWLIGRGEV, from the coding sequence ATGGCAACAGCGTCGCCGCATAGGTATCTCGCAGAAACAATCGCCATTGGGTCAGAACTGCTGGTGGGTGGACGGACCGACAGCAATTCTCTGCTCATTGCAGACGCACTGGCCACGATCGGTGTTGAAGTCAGGTTCAAAACCATCGTCGGAGATGATCAGTCGGACATTGCCGGGGTCCTGACGACAGCTTGTCGTCGGGCAGGAATTGTAATTATGACGGGGGGCTTGGGTCCGACGGTTGATGATTGCACCAGGGAAGCCGTCGCGTTGGTCACGGGCTTTCGATTGGCTCGCCGCAAGGAAGCCTTCGAGAACATGAGGGCCAGGTTGGCTCAATGGGGGCGAACACCCAATAAGGGGCAATTACGACAAGCGTTGATTCCGTCCAAGGCGACCGTGTTGCCGAATCCAGTTGGGTCGGCCCCGGGGTTTGCGATCACCTGGCGGGGGACTCACATGATCGCGCTGCCTGGTGTTCCCAGCGAAATGAAAGCCATGACGGAGCAATCGGTTATTCCACTATTGGCCGCTCAATTTGACCGATCGGCGCAAGCGCGTCCCTCTCCCATCTCACGATTGATCTTTCATACCTGGGGATTACCGGAGTCTGATGTGGATGCCAAGTTGAAGGGATTGATTCCCAAACGGACGCCGATTGCCCTGGGGCTGCTGGCCTCGCCGACAGGCGTACTGGTGTCGCTGACGACCAAGGCTCATCGATCGATCAAGGAAGCCGTGCTTCAGTCATTGGCGGAAGGGGTTCGTACGAGGTTGCGTGAGTGGATTTATGCCGAAGGACAGGAGACGTTGGAGGAAGTCGTCGGTCGTATGCTCAGACAACAGAAACTCACCGTTGCCGTAGCTGAATCGTGCACGGGAGGATTGATCGGACATCGACTGACACAGGTGCCGGGATCATCCGCCTATGTCGACCGTGGGGCGCTCTGCTATAGTAATCGATCCAAAACAGAGATGCTCGGAGTGTCAGCGGGTCTTTTTGCGCAGCATGGGGCAGTCAGTCGGGAAGTCGCGGCGGCGATGGCGCGAGGGATGAGGGAACGGGCAGGAGTGTCCGTGGCCGTGAGTGTCACGGGTATCGCGGGACCTGGCGGTGGGACTGACACAAAACCAGTCGGACTGGTCTATATCGGACTCGACGGAGGCAAGGGCGATACCGTGATAAAGGAGTGTCGATTCCACGGAGACCGGTTTGTGATTAAACAGCGGGCTGCACAGGCAGCGCTCGATCTGCTTCGTCGTTGGCTGATTGGAAGGGGAGAAGTATGA
- a CDS encoding chlorite dismutase has product MSTPETPSTPAAPRRQYVNFAFYKVDPAWRRLPEDVRTQGKQEFLRAVEEYNGQVLLVPYSTIGIRGDCDFMLWRISYDLDLFQDMTTKMLASGLGQYLTTPYSYLAITKRSVYVDHHSHAGQEGKRLTVVPGKSKYIFVYPFLKTREWFLLTKAARQGMMDEHIEVGHRFPSVKLNTTYSFGLDDQEWVVAFESDKPEDFLDLVMALRETEGSRYTLRDTPIFTCIRKSLKETLDTLGG; this is encoded by the coding sequence ATGTCGACCCCTGAAACACCCTCTACCCCGGCGGCCCCTCGACGTCAGTACGTCAACTTTGCATTCTATAAAGTCGATCCCGCTTGGCGGCGGTTGCCAGAAGATGTGCGGACGCAGGGCAAGCAGGAATTCCTCCGCGCGGTGGAGGAGTATAACGGACAAGTCCTCCTGGTCCCCTATTCGACCATCGGTATTCGCGGCGACTGCGACTTCATGCTCTGGCGTATCAGCTATGATCTCGACCTGTTCCAGGACATGACGACCAAAATGCTGGCCTCCGGCTTAGGGCAGTACCTCACGACCCCCTACTCCTATCTGGCGATCACCAAACGATCCGTGTACGTCGATCATCACTCGCATGCAGGCCAGGAAGGCAAACGATTGACGGTGGTCCCAGGGAAAAGCAAGTACATCTTCGTCTATCCGTTTTTGAAGACCAGGGAATGGTTTTTGCTGACGAAGGCGGCACGGCAAGGCATGATGGACGAGCACATCGAAGTGGGACATCGATTCCCCTCCGTGAAGCTGAACACGACATATTCGTTTGGGTTGGACGATCAGGAATGGGTCGTAGCGTTTGAAAGCGACAAGCCGGAGGATTTTCTGGACTTAGTGATGGCGCTACGGGAGACAGAGGGCTCACGCTATACGCTGCGGGATACCCCCATCTTCACGTGCATTCGGAAGAGCCTCAAGGAAACCCTCGACACCCTCGGCGGCTAG
- a CDS encoding site-specific integrase: MQFLRQVLSKVVRDGKLANNPVSLIKMFREPAGRLRFLSPEEEQTLCLAVGPECAPWVRLAALTGMRRAEQFRLQWKDIDFERGLITLPVTKAGRVQYVKLNGEAKTILRELDSMAAKAQAVTEAEAIAGRQKSASCRSQWVFPSENPDTHVDPRDFYRRVHLPKVKQAGLDGVTRHTLRHTFASRLVMSGSTEGTIAALLRHSSTALVRRYAHLSPSHLQEAVEKVTRFRKTEQPVEPEKQVPKAVAKGEGESAERRCETGLNPLGSVQTVTETVMGGYGRWAAE, encoded by the coding sequence ATGCAGTTTTTGCGGCAAGTGCTCAGCAAGGTGGTTCGGGATGGCAAATTGGCGAATAATCCAGTCAGTCTGATCAAGATGTTTAGGGAACCGGCAGGCCGGTTGCGATTTCTGTCCCCAGAAGAGGAACAAACGCTTTGCTTGGCGGTGGGTCCTGAATGTGCTCCCTGGGTGCGCTTGGCCGCTCTTACCGGTATGCGCCGAGCGGAACAGTTTCGTTTGCAGTGGAAGGATATCGATTTTGAGCGAGGCCTGATTACCTTGCCTGTAACCAAGGCTGGGAGGGTGCAGTATGTGAAACTGAATGGAGAAGCCAAGACGATTCTGCGCGAGTTGGACTCCATGGCAGCCAAGGCCCAAGCCGTGACGGAAGCTGAGGCCATCGCCGGAAGACAGAAGTCGGCTTCTTGTCGGTCTCAATGGGTCTTTCCTAGCGAGAATCCTGACACGCATGTGGACCCACGGGACTTCTATCGTCGGGTGCATCTTCCAAAAGTAAAACAAGCAGGGCTGGACGGCGTGACTCGGCACACGCTGCGGCATACTTTTGCGAGTCGGTTGGTCATGAGCGGGTCTACGGAGGGCACGATTGCCGCTCTGTTGCGGCACAGCTCCACGGCCTTGGTGAGACGGTACGCTCATTTAAGTCCATCCCACTTACAAGAGGCTGTTGAGAAGGTGACGAGGTTTAGGAAAACCGAACAACCAGTCGAGCCTGAGAAACAAGTGCCCAAGGCCGTGGCGAAAGGGGAAGGGGAGTCAGCAGAGCGACGTTGTGAGACGGGACTCAACCCGTTAGGGTCAGTTCAAACCGTGACAGAAACCGTGATGGGTGGGTACGGCCGATGGGCAGCCGAGTGA
- a CDS encoding DUF1566 domain-containing protein, producing the protein MEHYPDYFALSMAVFDVIALLLVLFQVRGECTARTTGNRKGWRLPSVHELASLAHPSVPPPGPTLQSGQPFLTVGSADYWSATTNAEDPTVAWLGHLLTGSVANSNKVNVAHVWCVRGGQNHEGA; encoded by the coding sequence GTGGAGCACTACCCGGACTACTTTGCTCTGAGCATGGCGGTGTTTGACGTCATTGCCCTGCTGCTCGTTCTGTTTCAGGTGCGGGGCGAATGCACAGCCCGCACGACCGGCAACCGCAAAGGCTGGCGGCTGCCCTCGGTGCACGAACTGGCGAGCCTGGCGCACCCCTCCGTACCTCCCCCAGGCCCGACCCTCCAGTCGGGCCAGCCGTTTCTGACTGTCGGGTCTGCCGACTATTGGTCGGCGACGACAAATGCGGAAGATCCTACAGTTGCGTGGTTGGGGCATTTATTAACTGGCTCCGTGGCCAACAGCAATAAGGTCAACGTCGCCCACGTCTGGTGTGTGCGCGGTGGCCAGAATCATGAGGGGGCGTAG
- a CDS encoding FAD-dependent oxidoreductase — MIRPRIGIIGGGLTGLTTAYRLIQSGCDVTIYEASPDVGGLASGFTLAGFPVEKAYHFLYKTDEYILDLIDELGLGPKLKYFPSSVSTYYGDVLYPMMTPIDLIKFTPLSFVDRIRAGVTVLALQRVQNWRRLSRVTALNWLRRWAGSRVTDVIWEPLLRGKFDRYYDKVTMSWLWGRIKQRVDSRDAEAGGEALGYADGGFKVIIDALMQRLQGVDLRLSTRVSSLKNENGQVVVETASGEERFDRVLATVPSSVFAKLIAGYEGNDPAYFNRLRSIDYLDACVQVFATRQKFTPYYWHNINTPNSPFVVFLSLTNLVGSEKFGGLNVYYIGDYVPSEHKYMSMDAGELKRLWYQELQKIFPEFDPTLVVDDALFRLRHAQHIVDIGFEEAKLLPHNTPCPGVYLCNFSQIFPMDRGTNYAVRDGNRMAELLLTSLDGREEGNAPPLLTEGRVSSHRRKKGC, encoded by the coding sequence GTGATCAGGCCTCGGATCGGCATCATCGGTGGGGGACTGACGGGCTTAACTACCGCGTATCGGTTGATTCAATCAGGCTGTGATGTGACAATTTACGAGGCATCGCCGGATGTCGGTGGCCTTGCATCCGGATTTACATTGGCGGGATTCCCGGTGGAGAAAGCCTACCATTTTTTGTACAAAACAGATGAATATATCCTCGATCTGATTGATGAACTCGGATTAGGCCCGAAACTGAAATATTTCCCTTCTTCTGTTTCGACCTATTACGGCGACGTCCTCTACCCGATGATGACGCCAATCGATCTCATTAAGTTTACACCCCTCAGCTTTGTTGATCGGATCCGCGCGGGAGTAACGGTGTTAGCGCTCCAGCGTGTACAGAACTGGCGGCGACTCAGTCGCGTTACTGCGCTCAATTGGCTGCGTAGGTGGGCCGGCAGCCGGGTCACCGATGTGATTTGGGAACCGCTGCTACGTGGCAAGTTTGACCGCTACTACGACAAGGTCACGATGTCCTGGTTGTGGGGACGCATCAAACAGCGCGTCGATAGCAGGGACGCCGAGGCTGGTGGCGAAGCGCTTGGCTACGCAGATGGCGGCTTCAAAGTAATCATCGATGCATTGATGCAGCGGCTGCAGGGCGTCGATTTACGCCTGAGCACGAGAGTTTCGAGCCTGAAGAATGAGAATGGTCAGGTGGTGGTCGAAACCGCATCTGGTGAAGAACGCTTCGACCGTGTTTTGGCAACGGTTCCGAGCAGCGTGTTCGCGAAATTGATTGCCGGTTACGAAGGAAATGATCCTGCATACTTCAATCGCTTGCGGAGCATCGACTATCTGGATGCCTGCGTACAGGTATTCGCAACACGGCAGAAGTTCACGCCGTATTATTGGCACAACATCAATACGCCTAACTCGCCGTTTGTGGTCTTTCTGAGCCTGACGAATCTCGTCGGGAGTGAAAAGTTCGGCGGACTCAACGTGTATTACATCGGCGACTATGTGCCTTCTGAGCACAAGTACATGTCGATGGATGCGGGGGAACTGAAGCGGCTCTGGTACCAGGAGCTGCAGAAGATCTTCCCCGAGTTCGATCCGACGTTGGTTGTGGACGATGCGCTGTTTCGATTACGTCACGCACAGCACATCGTCGACATCGGCTTCGAGGAGGCAAAGCTCCTCCCACACAACACCCCTTGCCCAGGCGTTTACTTGTGCAATTTCTCGCAAATCTTTCCTATGGATCGCGGTACAAACTATGCCGTGCGTGACGGCAACCGGATGGCCGAGCTGTTATTGACTAGTCTGGATGGTCGTGAAGAAGGTAATGCGCCACCTCTCTTGACGGAAGGACGCGTGTCCAGCCACAGAAGAAAGAAAGGGTGTTGA
- a CDS encoding DUF3703 domain-containing protein translates to MHPVLQQAYCAEMKAAVERYHADALDQAFSHLERAHILGQSFSVAHARTHWWMLKVGWRRRDCVEISGQLFRILGALLFSRMWVPIGNTGGARVSPFQPMPIPEDLQTLLDKYGRGSNT, encoded by the coding sequence ATGCATCCGGTCTTGCAACAAGCCTATTGTGCCGAGATGAAGGCGGCAGTGGAGCGATATCATGCGGATGCACTGGACCAGGCATTTTCCCATCTCGAGCGGGCACACATCTTAGGACAATCATTTTCGGTTGCCCATGCGCGGACACACTGGTGGATGCTGAAGGTTGGTTGGAGACGTCGAGATTGCGTAGAAATTTCCGGTCAACTGTTTCGGATCCTGGGAGCTCTGCTGTTCTCACGAATGTGGGTGCCGATAGGCAATACTGGCGGGGCGCGGGTCTCTCCGTTTCAGCCCATGCCCATTCCTGAAGACCTTCAAACCCTCTTAGATAAGTACGGACGGGGCTCTAACACGTAA
- a CDS encoding SDR family oxidoreductase, with the protein MSIGDNRAVVITGASTGIGAACALHLDQLGFVVFAGVRKSEDGVALQESSSDRLVPVELDVTDLATIQKSCTVVLEATRDRGLFGLINNAGIAVVAPLEVVPIADLRQQLEVNVIGQVAVTQAFLPLVRQARGRIVNMGSIAGLAAMPLMGPYSASKFALEAMTDALRLEVQQWGIHVSIIEPGAITTPIWNKSAIEAAEREAAIETELRTLYKPVIAAMRKVVGEASKRAIAPDAVAKVVEEALTAPTPKTRYLVGTDAKLRALLVKLLPDRISDRLLTWILKLPH; encoded by the coding sequence ATGTCGATCGGAGACAATCGTGCGGTGGTCATCACGGGGGCTTCCACTGGAATTGGAGCGGCCTGTGCGCTTCATCTGGACCAGTTAGGGTTCGTGGTATTTGCAGGGGTGCGAAAATCGGAAGACGGCGTAGCCCTTCAAGAATCAAGTTCCGATCGGCTAGTGCCGGTGGAACTCGATGTGACGGATCTCGCAACCATTCAGAAGTCCTGCACAGTGGTTTTGGAAGCGACGAGAGATCGTGGACTCTTTGGACTGATTAACAATGCTGGGATTGCAGTCGTGGCGCCACTCGAAGTCGTACCGATCGCCGACCTTCGTCAGCAGCTTGAAGTGAATGTCATCGGGCAGGTGGCCGTCACCCAAGCGTTTCTTCCATTGGTTCGGCAGGCACGAGGACGAATTGTCAACATGGGTTCCATCGCGGGACTCGCAGCGATGCCGCTGATGGGCCCCTATTCGGCCTCGAAGTTTGCGCTGGAAGCCATGACAGACGCCTTGCGTCTTGAAGTCCAGCAATGGGGGATCCATGTCTCGATTATCGAGCCGGGTGCAATCACGACGCCTATTTGGAACAAGTCGGCGATCGAGGCAGCTGAGCGAGAGGCTGCCATCGAGACGGAACTTCGAACCCTTTATAAGCCTGTTATAGCTGCGATGAGGAAGGTCGTGGGAGAAGCTTCAAAGCGAGCGATCGCGCCTGATGCGGTCGCAAAAGTGGTTGAAGAAGCCCTAACCGCTCCGACTCCGAAAACGCGGTATCTCGTTGGGACTGATGCCAAGCTCCGCGCACTACTGGTGAAACTGCTTCCCGACCGGATCTCCGATCGGCTGTTGACCTGGATCCTCAAATTGCCTCACTGA
- a CDS encoding ankyrin repeat domain-containing protein, with protein sequence MTPVASHWALGLYPLVLLSSCMTAPEEKLRMAAAEGNLLRVQTFLGQGISAQAADGRGVTPLFLAAKNGHRNVVALLLERGAAMNPMRQDGVTPIFIAAQEGQREVVALLLKNGADANTRAGIGDVTLLHVAAYRGDQELITLLLQHGATKHARMTSGERPVDFAQTQGHTALIPLLEP encoded by the coding sequence ATGACGCCGGTTGCCTCGCACTGGGCACTCGGCCTCTATCCACTGGTGCTGTTAAGCAGTTGCATGACAGCGCCGGAGGAGAAGCTGCGAATGGCCGCCGCGGAGGGCAATCTGCTGCGAGTACAGACTTTCCTTGGACAAGGTATTAGCGCTCAGGCGGCCGATGGGCGCGGCGTGACCCCGCTCTTCCTGGCAGCAAAGAATGGACATCGGAACGTGGTGGCGCTCCTACTGGAACGAGGAGCAGCCATGAATCCCATGAGGCAGGATGGTGTCACCCCGATCTTCATCGCGGCACAAGAAGGACAGCGGGAGGTGGTGGCTCTCTTATTGAAGAACGGAGCGGATGCGAACACCAGGGCAGGAATCGGGGACGTCACACTCTTGCATGTGGCGGCCTATCGAGGCGATCAGGAGCTCATCACCCTCCTGCTTCAGCATGGAGCGACCAAGCATGCCAGAATGACATCCGGAGAGCGTCCGGTAGATTTCGCCCAGACGCAAGGCCACACGGCACTGATCCCGCTCCTCGAACCATGA
- the thpR gene encoding RNA 2',3'-cyclic phosphodiesterase, translated as MIRTFLAVEVSDEVRTAISQAQHDLKERLGADSSKEIRITWGQANSFHLTLRFLGETEKHLIDQLRETMARVRRSHPTIQIPIDRLQAFPSFEKPRVLWVGPSEAWLKSEPAKRLAALHREIESCCHSFGVPADEKPFNPHLTLARIKLGERQVGELLATSGVCEQALPLGSMTVGPIVLMKSHLRPTGPVYTKLWEVV; from the coding sequence ATGATCCGGACCTTTTTAGCCGTCGAGGTCAGTGACGAGGTCCGTACCGCGATCTCCCAGGCACAGCACGATCTCAAGGAACGGCTCGGCGCCGATTCTTCTAAGGAGATCCGCATCACCTGGGGACAAGCAAATTCGTTTCATCTCACACTGAGGTTTCTCGGAGAGACGGAGAAGCACCTCATCGACCAACTCCGTGAAACGATGGCGCGTGTCAGGCGGTCTCATCCGACCATTCAGATCCCGATCGATCGGCTCCAGGCCTTCCCAAGTTTCGAGAAACCGCGGGTACTGTGGGTCGGTCCATCTGAAGCGTGGCTTAAAAGTGAACCAGCCAAGCGGTTGGCGGCGTTGCATCGGGAGATAGAATCTTGCTGCCACTCGTTTGGTGTTCCAGCAGACGAGAAGCCCTTCAACCCACATCTGACACTGGCGAGGATCAAACTCGGTGAACGACAGGTCGGGGAGCTGCTCGCCACAAGTGGCGTCTGTGAGCAGGCACTGCCATTAGGGTCGATGACAGTTGGGCCGATTGTGCTGATGAAAAGCCATTTGCGTCCAACTGGCCCCGTCTATACGAAACTCTGGGAAGTGGTGTGA